One Lujinxingia sediminis DNA window includes the following coding sequences:
- a CDS encoding class I SAM-dependent methyltransferase produces the protein MPYAEQAAMFENRLQKNISRIENAAQRLNQSCYRIYDADIPEIPLLVDWYEGYLHVALMARRKFRDMDNEAWLDAMLEVLMTQLDVPAEKLFVKTRRRQKGSWQYSKFAHERSEIAVHEDGLKFKVNLSDYLDTGLFLDHRITRQMVREESQGKSVLNLFAYTGAFTVHAIAGGARKTVTVDMSNTYLRWARENLALNQMSLRGNRFERADILQYLASPDRAREHYDLIVLDPPTFSNSKKMDDTLEIQRDHPWLINTSLGLLKPGGALYFSTNFRNFKLQSSQLHGAVIEELTQKTIPHDFQHSKPHQSWRITRA, from the coding sequence ATGCCCTACGCCGAACAGGCGGCGATGTTCGAGAACCGTCTCCAGAAGAACATCAGCCGCATCGAGAACGCCGCCCAACGCCTCAACCAGAGCTGCTACCGCATTTACGACGCCGACATCCCCGAGATCCCGCTGCTCGTTGACTGGTACGAGGGCTATTTGCACGTGGCGCTTATGGCCCGGCGCAAGTTCCGCGATATGGACAACGAAGCCTGGCTCGACGCGATGCTTGAGGTCTTAATGACCCAGCTCGACGTCCCGGCTGAGAAGCTTTTTGTAAAGACGCGCCGCCGCCAGAAGGGCTCCTGGCAGTACTCGAAATTTGCCCACGAGCGCAGCGAGATCGCCGTTCACGAGGATGGCCTCAAATTCAAGGTCAACCTCTCCGACTACCTCGACACCGGCCTATTCTTAGACCACCGCATCACCCGCCAGATGGTCCGCGAGGAGTCGCAGGGCAAGAGCGTGCTCAACCTCTTCGCCTACACCGGCGCCTTTACCGTGCACGCGATCGCCGGCGGCGCTCGAAAGACCGTCACCGTCGACATGAGCAACACCTATTTACGCTGGGCCCGGGAGAACCTCGCGCTCAACCAGATGAGCCTGCGCGGAAACCGCTTTGAGCGCGCCGACATCCTGCAATACCTGGCAAGCCCGGACCGCGCCCGAGAGCACTATGACCTGATCGTGCTCGACCCGCCCACCTTCTCCAACTCCAAGAAGATGGATGACACGCTGGAGATCCAGCGCGACCACCCCTGGCTTATCAACACCTCGCTGGGCCTGCTCAAACCCGGCGGTGCCCTTTACTTCTCGACGAACTTTCGAAACTTTAAGCTGCAATCCAGTCAGCTCCACGGTGCCGTCATCGAGGAGCTCACCCAGAAGACCATCCCTCACGACTTCCAACACTCCAAACCCCACCAGAGCTGGCGCATCACCCGCGCGTAA
- a CDS encoding Na+/H+ antiporter subunit C — protein sequence MEALIASAIAVLVACGFYLVLRARTFPVIIGLALFSYAANLYIFSTGRLTSGMPPVLQKGVPLEAYADPLPQALILTAIVIGFAMTAFILVLAISGYVELGTDHLDAKEQSR from the coding sequence ATGGAAGCCCTGATAGCCTCTGCCATCGCCGTTCTGGTGGCCTGTGGGTTCTACCTGGTGCTGCGCGCGCGCACCTTCCCGGTCATCATCGGCCTGGCACTCTTTTCGTACGCCGCCAACCTCTACATCTTCTCCACCGGGCGACTGACCTCCGGGATGCCCCCGGTCTTGCAAAAAGGCGTGCCCCTTGAGGCCTACGCCGATCCGCTGCCTCAGGCCCTGATTCTCACGGCGATCGTCATCGGCTTTGCCATGACGGCCTTTATCCTGGTCCTGGCCATCAGCGGTTATGTGGAGCTTGGCACCGATCATCTCGACGCGAAGGAGCAGAGCCGGTGA
- a CDS encoding K+/H+ antiporter subunit F, protein MLTYAIATAFGIVSAAILLNAYRLFQGPDVLDRVVALDTMNINAIALLLLAGIWWSTDLFFEAALLIAMMGFVGTVGISRFLLRGDLIE, encoded by the coding sequence ATCCTGACCTACGCCATCGCTACCGCCTTCGGCATCGTCTCAGCGGCCATTCTTCTCAACGCCTACCGCCTCTTTCAGGGCCCGGATGTGCTCGACCGCGTTGTGGCCCTGGACACGATGAACATCAACGCCATCGCACTCCTGCTCCTGGCAGGGATCTGGTGGTCGACGGACCTCTTCTTCGAAGCAGCCCTGCTCATCGCCATGATGGGCTTTGTCGGCACCGTAGGCATCTCCCGCTTCCTGCTGCGCGGCGACCTCATCGAGTGA
- the yaaA gene encoding peroxide stress protein YaaA, with protein sequence MLVLLSPSKSLDFESPVPVSEHSEPPFLDDSQTLIERLRELSRADLEDLMGISSKLADLNYDRYRDFELPFSPENARQALWAFTGDVYTDFQLDAYTDDDVAFAQEHIRILSGLYGVLRPLDLMQPYRLEMGTRLENARGKNLYDFWGQRITDVLNEKLAEQERQVVINLASNEYFKSVDKKSLKGKLITPVFRDRKGDTYKIVAFWAKRARGMMADYIVRERITDPERLKGFTGGGYYFSDERSSEREYVFLREPQEP encoded by the coding sequence ATGTTGGTCTTACTCTCCCCCTCCAAATCCCTGGATTTCGAATCGCCGGTGCCCGTCTCCGAGCATAGCGAGCCGCCTTTTCTCGACGATTCTCAAACGCTTATCGAGAGGCTGCGCGAGCTCTCGCGTGCCGATCTCGAAGATCTGATGGGAATTAGCTCGAAGCTTGCGGATCTCAACTACGATCGTTACCGCGACTTCGAGCTGCCCTTCAGCCCGGAGAACGCCCGTCAGGCGCTCTGGGCCTTTACCGGCGACGTCTACACCGACTTCCAGCTCGACGCCTACACCGACGACGATGTGGCCTTCGCCCAGGAGCATATCCGCATCCTCTCGGGGCTCTATGGTGTGCTGCGTCCGCTGGACCTGATGCAGCCCTACCGTCTGGAAATGGGCACTCGCCTTGAGAACGCCCGGGGCAAGAACCTCTACGACTTCTGGGGACAGAGGATCACCGACGTGCTCAACGAAAAGCTCGCCGAGCAGGAGCGTCAGGTGGTGATCAACCTGGCGTCCAACGAGTACTTTAAGTCCGTGGACAAGAAATCGCTCAAAGGGAAGCTGATTACCCCGGTGTTTCGCGATCGGAAGGGCGACACATACAAGATCGTCGCGTTCTGGGCGAAGCGTGCCCGCGGCATGATGGCCGACTATATCGTGCGCGAGCGCATCACCGACCCCGAGCGGCTTAAGGGCTTCACCGGCGGTGGCTACTACTTCAGCGACGAGCGCTCCAGCGAGCGCGAGTACGTCTTTTTGCGTGAGCCGCAGGAGCCATAA
- a CDS encoding Na+/H+ antiporter subunit E yields MISIRQRVLPQPLFSLVLLAVWLLAQGKLELSTIIGGVVLALVLPALTYRFTDSFPKVRRLRPLIQYVVIVMWDILVANLVVARLILGSSRKLKPTFLEVPVKLTNPYAITIFAATISLTPGTVSSNLSGDRKTLLVHALTSDDPDAEIQLMKARYEAPLLEAFQ; encoded by the coding sequence GTGATCAGCATTCGACAACGCGTTCTGCCACAGCCCCTCTTCAGCCTGGTGTTGCTGGCGGTCTGGCTTCTGGCTCAGGGCAAGCTCGAGCTCTCCACGATCATCGGTGGGGTGGTCCTGGCGCTGGTGCTCCCCGCGCTCACCTACCGCTTTACCGATTCCTTCCCGAAGGTGCGTCGGCTCCGCCCCCTGATTCAGTACGTCGTCATCGTGATGTGGGATATCCTCGTCGCCAACCTCGTCGTGGCGCGGCTGATTCTGGGCTCAAGCCGCAAGCTCAAGCCCACCTTCCTGGAGGTGCCGGTGAAGCTGACCAACCCTTATGCCATCACGATCTTCGCGGCCACCATCTCGCTGACCCCCGGTACGGTCTCATCGAACTTGAGCGGCGACCGCAAGACGTTGCTGGTTCATGCGCTGACCTCCGATGACCCCGACGCCGAGATTCAGCTGATGAAGGCCCGTTACGAGGCACCGCTCTTGGAGGCCTTCCAATGA
- a CDS encoding monovalent cation/H+ antiporter subunit D: protein MNNWIVIPILLPMLTALVCALIPASKIAIQRTLSLTASLALMATGFFMVSQTMSGEIFSYAMGSWSAPFGIVVVVDRLSAMMVALTSVVALCVLAYASQGSDKRGPYFHFLFQFQVLGICGAFLTGDIFNLFVFFEILLLASYNLLVYSGGKKRLKAGIHYVILNLVGSALFLIGVSTLYGITGTLNMADMAIQVAALGPEDQAILQAGALVLMVVFALKAALLPLYLWLPGVYGAATAPVAALFAVLTKVGVYAILRTSTLIFGPEAGVGADLIAPYLFPLALMTLFFGMVGAMGSHRLRHMTGYLIIASLGTMLASIGLFTQASISGALYYLVHSTLIMALFFLLIERVSAQRGPFTDEIRIGWKLTQPTLLGLIFFGAAVAAAGLPPFSGFLGKLLMLQAAIGEPGGFWMWAVILFTSLLGLVALSRVGTQVFWKGTEISAERADQVERTTTLQAAPLVAILAILAAYSVFAGPVTRYTDAAAAQLLDPQQYIDAVMVQPAFFPDTGMSDDLSNKDH, encoded by the coding sequence GTGAACAACTGGATCGTCATACCTATCCTGCTGCCGATGCTCACCGCGCTTGTCTGCGCGCTGATCCCGGCCTCAAAGATCGCCATTCAGCGCACCCTCTCGCTGACCGCCTCCCTGGCCCTTATGGCCACCGGCTTCTTCATGGTCAGCCAGACGATGTCCGGCGAGATCTTCAGCTACGCGATGGGCAGCTGGTCGGCGCCTTTTGGGATTGTGGTTGTCGTCGACCGACTCTCAGCGATGATGGTCGCGCTGACCAGCGTGGTCGCCCTCTGCGTGCTGGCCTATGCCTCCCAGGGCTCCGATAAGCGCGGGCCCTACTTCCACTTCCTCTTTCAGTTTCAGGTGCTGGGGATTTGCGGGGCGTTTTTAACCGGCGATATCTTCAACCTCTTTGTCTTCTTCGAGATCCTGCTTCTGGCCTCCTACAACCTGCTGGTCTACTCCGGCGGCAAGAAGCGGCTGAAGGCGGGCATCCATTACGTGATCCTGAACCTGGTGGGCTCGGCGCTCTTTCTGATCGGCGTGAGCACGCTCTACGGGATCACCGGCACGCTGAACATGGCTGATATGGCGATTCAGGTCGCAGCGTTGGGCCCCGAAGATCAGGCGATTTTGCAGGCCGGTGCGCTGGTTTTGATGGTGGTCTTCGCGCTGAAAGCCGCGCTGCTTCCCCTCTACCTCTGGTTGCCCGGTGTCTACGGCGCGGCGACCGCGCCGGTGGCCGCGCTCTTTGCCGTGCTGACCAAGGTGGGGGTCTACGCCATTCTGCGTACCTCCACGCTGATTTTCGGGCCGGAGGCCGGCGTCGGTGCCGATCTCATCGCGCCTTACCTCTTCCCGCTGGCGCTGATGACCCTCTTCTTCGGAATGGTCGGCGCGATGGGCAGCCACAGGCTGCGCCACATGACGGGCTACCTCATCATCGCCTCGCTGGGCACCATGCTGGCCAGCATCGGCCTCTTTACCCAGGCCAGCATCTCCGGCGCGCTCTACTATCTGGTGCACTCGACGCTGATCATGGCGCTCTTCTTTTTGCTCATTGAGCGCGTTTCCGCCCAGCGCGGTCCTTTCACCGACGAGATCCGCATCGGCTGGAAGCTGACTCAGCCCACCCTGCTCGGACTGATCTTCTTCGGCGCTGCGGTGGCCGCCGCAGGCCTTCCGCCCTTCAGCGGCTTTCTCGGCAAGCTCCTGATGCTTCAGGCCGCCATCGGCGAGCCCGGCGGCTTCTGGATGTGGGCGGTGATCCTCTTTACAAGCCTTCTGGGCCTTGTTGCCCTGAGCCGCGTCGGCACGCAGGTCTTCTGGAAAGGCACCGAGATCTCCGCCGAGCGCGCCGATCAGGTCGAGCGTACCACCACTCTACAGGCCGCCCCCCTGGTCGCCATCCTGGCCATCCTGGCGGCCTACTCCGTCTTCGCCGGCCCCGTCACCAGGTACACCGACGCGGCCGCCGCCCAGCTGCTCGACCCGCAGCAGTACATTGACGCGGTGATGGTCCAACCGGCCTTCTTCCCCGACACAGGCATGAGCGATGACCTCAGCAACAAGGACCACTGA
- a CDS encoding S1 RNA-binding domain-containing protein, with the protein MASKDDKTQPVPPRPRKKKTEGEASAQGVKPDEKVEVIRAPRPPTAPNAPKKEAPKKDAPAAESKKEESSAGMKFGDTSATMDDFAAMFESHEAAAPSRQRFDMGDQVEGKVISVGTAAIFVQIGANQEGVADRAAYEDEEGNVTLEPGQTYSFYVLGFKGGIQLGKELGAGRQGLAAVETAHDTGLPISGKVTGTNKGGFEIDLSGVEAFCPISQIELGFTEEPDAHVGQTYQFKVQEVRDGGRTVVVSRRALLEEQQKEAREQTLKTLDVGQVIEGVITRVADFGAFVDIGGVEGLVHVSELSHTFFDHPTDLVKVGQEVKVEVLSLEEPVGDKPIRIGLSMKATEQDPWLEVNEKFAVGTRVLGRVVRLAPFGAFVELTPGVEGLVHVSQMSWERHVANPADVVSVGEEVSVEVQDIDLLRRRIGLSMKAAEGDPWANISERFAIGLEVSGHVAKVEDFGAFIELGGGITALLPRSEMNLSSDSTPHRQFTAGQEVKARVLNIEPERRRMALSLKDAETIAEQADPSKAAPTSYKDDSLSSGGGMGTLGDLLKARKKS; encoded by the coding sequence ATGGCCTCCAAAGACGACAAGACCCAGCCCGTGCCTCCTCGCCCCCGCAAGAAAAAAACCGAAGGCGAAGCCAGCGCTCAAGGTGTGAAGCCCGACGAGAAAGTCGAAGTCATCCGCGCCCCCAGGCCCCCCACCGCGCCCAATGCACCGAAGAAAGAGGCTCCCAAAAAAGATGCGCCCGCAGCCGAGTCGAAAAAAGAAGAATCGAGCGCCGGCATGAAGTTCGGGGACACCTCGGCCACCATGGACGACTTTGCCGCCATGTTCGAGAGCCATGAGGCCGCCGCTCCCTCCCGCCAGCGCTTCGACATGGGCGACCAGGTCGAGGGCAAGGTCATCTCGGTGGGCACCGCGGCGATCTTCGTGCAGATCGGCGCCAACCAGGAAGGCGTCGCCGATCGCGCCGCCTACGAAGACGAAGAAGGCAACGTCACGCTTGAGCCCGGCCAGACCTACTCCTTCTACGTGCTCGGCTTTAAGGGCGGCATCCAGCTCGGCAAAGAACTCGGTGCCGGCCGCCAGGGCCTGGCCGCTGTCGAAACCGCCCACGACACCGGGCTCCCCATCAGCGGCAAAGTCACTGGCACCAACAAGGGCGGCTTTGAAATCGATCTCTCCGGCGTGGAGGCGTTCTGCCCCATCAGCCAGATCGAGCTCGGGTTCACCGAAGAGCCCGACGCCCACGTCGGTCAGACCTACCAGTTTAAGGTCCAGGAAGTTCGCGACGGCGGCCGCACCGTCGTGGTGAGCCGCCGTGCCCTTCTCGAAGAGCAGCAGAAAGAGGCCCGCGAGCAAACCCTCAAAACCCTGGACGTCGGTCAGGTCATCGAGGGCGTCATCACGCGGGTGGCCGATTTTGGCGCCTTTGTCGACATCGGCGGCGTCGAGGGTCTGGTGCACGTCTCCGAGCTCAGCCACACCTTCTTCGACCACCCCACCGACCTGGTCAAAGTCGGCCAGGAGGTTAAGGTTGAGGTCTTGAGCCTTGAGGAGCCGGTGGGCGACAAGCCCATCCGCATCGGCCTGAGCATGAAGGCCACCGAGCAGGATCCGTGGCTGGAGGTAAACGAAAAATTCGCCGTGGGAACCCGCGTGCTCGGCCGCGTGGTGCGTCTGGCTCCCTTTGGTGCCTTCGTGGAGCTGACCCCGGGTGTTGAGGGCCTGGTGCACGTCTCCCAGATGAGCTGGGAGCGCCACGTGGCCAACCCCGCCGACGTGGTCTCCGTGGGCGAAGAAGTCTCGGTGGAGGTGCAGGATATCGACCTTCTGCGCCGCCGCATCGGCCTGAGCATGAAGGCCGCCGAGGGCGATCCCTGGGCCAACATCTCCGAGCGCTTCGCCATCGGCCTGGAGGTCAGCGGACATGTGGCCAAAGTCGAAGATTTCGGTGCCTTCATTGAGCTCGGCGGCGGTATCACTGCGCTTCTACCCCGCAGCGAGATGAACCTCTCCAGCGACTCGACGCCCCATCGCCAGTTCACCGCCGGTCAGGAGGTCAAAGCCCGCGTGCTCAACATCGAGCCCGAGCGTCGCCGCATGGCGCTGAGCCTCAAAGACGCCGAGACCATCGCCGAGCAGGCCGATCCCTCCAAAGCCGCCCCCACCAGTTACAAGGACGATAGCCTCTCCTCGGGCGGCGGCATGGGCACGCTGGGTGATCTGCTCAAGGCTCGTAAGAAGTCCTGA
- a CDS encoding Na+/H+ antiporter subunit G yields MEELPLYLQSIIAALLIFGAVFAFIGSLGLAKLPDFYMRLHGPTKATTLGLGAMLVGSMIYFSVTKGSLTLHEILITLFLFITAPVSAHILSKSAIRSRIYDSTGMVEEKTRELF; encoded by the coding sequence ATGGAAGAGCTTCCTCTTTACCTTCAAAGCATCATTGCCGCCCTGCTCATCTTCGGGGCCGTATTTGCCTTTATCGGCTCGCTGGGCCTGGCGAAGTTGCCCGATTTCTACATGCGCCTGCATGGTCCCACCAAAGCGACCACCCTGGGGCTGGGCGCGATGCTGGTGGGCTCGATGATCTACTTCAGCGTCACCAAAGGTAGCCTGACGCTGCACGAGATCCTCATCACCCTCTTCCTCTTTATTACCGCCCCGGTCAGCGCGCACATCCTCTCGAAGTCAGCCATCCGTTCGCGCATCTACGACTCCACCGGCATGGTCGAGGAGAAAACCCGCGAGCTCTTCTGA
- the trpS gene encoding tryptophan--tRNA ligase, whose translation MTSENQAKVVPAGPRRSLSGIKPTGFPHLGNYLGMIRPAIDLQEDYEAFYFVADYHALTSVRDPEALRQSVYQITAYFLAFGLDPARAAFFRQSDIPEVTELTWLLSCVTHMGLLERAHAYKAAKDQGIEKDINHGVFTYPVLMASDILIYDSDVVPVGADQIQHIEMTRDMAQKFNSAFGGDFLKLPEARVREDVATVPGLDGRKMSKSYGNIIEPLLPPKKLRKQIMKIETDSKGLDDPKDPSTCNIVTLYKLFASKDELAEMEENYRAGGYGYGHAKQALFEKMDAHFAPFRERYEAIIDDRDYLDQILDEGAEKVRPIVEEVMVRVRRATGLRR comes from the coding sequence ATGACCTCTGAAAACCAAGCAAAAGTCGTCCCGGCCGGACCACGCCGCAGCCTCTCGGGCATCAAGCCCACGGGCTTTCCCCACCTGGGCAACTACCTGGGCATGATCCGCCCGGCCATCGATCTCCAGGAGGACTATGAGGCCTTCTACTTTGTGGCCGACTACCACGCCCTGACCTCGGTGCGTGACCCCGAGGCCCTGCGCCAATCGGTCTACCAGATCACCGCCTACTTTCTGGCCTTTGGTCTCGACCCGGCCCGCGCGGCCTTCTTCCGCCAGTCGGACATCCCGGAGGTCACCGAGCTGACCTGGCTCTTAAGCTGCGTCACGCATATGGGCCTGCTGGAGCGCGCCCATGCCTATAAGGCTGCAAAAGACCAGGGCATCGAGAAGGACATCAACCACGGCGTGTTCACCTACCCGGTGCTCATGGCCAGCGATATCCTCATCTACGACTCCGACGTCGTCCCGGTAGGCGCCGACCAGATCCAGCACATCGAGATGACCCGCGACATGGCCCAGAAGTTCAACTCGGCCTTCGGCGGGGATTTCCTCAAGCTGCCCGAGGCCCGGGTGCGTGAAGACGTGGCCACCGTCCCCGGCCTCGACGGCAGAAAGATGAGCAAGAGCTACGGCAACATCATCGAGCCGCTCCTGCCGCCCAAAAAGCTGCGCAAACAGATCATGAAGATCGAGACAGACTCGAAGGGTCTTGACGACCCCAAAGATCCCTCGACCTGCAACATCGTCACCCTCTACAAGCTCTTCGCCTCCAAAGACGAGCTCGCCGAGATGGAAGAGAATTACCGCGCCGGTGGCTATGGCTACGGCCACGCCAAGCAGGCCCTCTTTGAGAAGATGGACGCCCACTTCGCCCCCTTCCGCGAGCGCTATGAGGCGATCATCGACGACCGCGACTACCTCGATCAGATCCTCGATGAGGGCGCCGAAAAAGTCCGCCCCATCGTCGAAGAGGTCATGGTGCGAGTTCGCCGCGCCACCGGCCTTCGCCGCTAA